One window of Robiginitalea biformata HTCC2501 genomic DNA carries:
- a CDS encoding PUR family DNA/RNA-binding protein → MSENDLMDQEEINSKVLRAGRRTYFFDVRSTRAGDYYLTITESKKFTHEDGSFHYKKHKIYLYKEDFEAFREILGEMTDFIIEEKGEEVISERHQKNYKQAEPSQNGTTEGTGKFVDVDFDDI, encoded by the coding sequence ATGAGTGAAAATGACCTAATGGATCAGGAGGAAATTAATTCCAAGGTACTCCGCGCTGGCAGGCGCACTTATTTTTTTGACGTTCGCAGTACCCGTGCCGGGGATTATTACCTGACAATCACGGAGAGCAAGAAGTTCACCCACGAAGACGGGTCTTTCCATTACAAAAAACACAAAATTTACCTGTACAAGGAGGATTTTGAAGCCTTTCGGGAGATACTCGGCGAGATGACCGATTTTATCATCGAGGAAAAAGGGGAAGAAGTCATTTCGGAACGCCACCAGAAAAACTACAAACAGGCAGAGCCTTCCCAGAACGGAACCACAGAAGGCACCGGGAAATTCGTCGATGTGGATTTTGACGACATCTGA
- a CDS encoding M14 family metallopeptidase: MMRQLAIRLLTFCLGLMAIHAQEVPGLEYYLPSGMEYNAEIPTPESVVGHQVGEWHITHDKLVQYMQTLAVVSDRIEIEDRGNTFEDRPLILLKITAPENHNRLEAIRRQHVALTEAGAESLDLDNMPVVVYQGFSVHGNEPSGSNASLAYAYYLAAAQGPEIEDMLRNTVILLDPSFNPDGLQRFAYWANTNRSMNLNPDENEREYHEVWPGGRTNHYWFDINRDWLPVQLPESRARIETFHDWKPNILTDHHEMGTNSTFFFQPGEPSRVHPLTPVRNQELTAEIGTYHIRALNRIGSLYYSEEDYDDYYYGKGSTFPDVNGSIGILFEQASSRGHVQESDNGLLTFPFTIRNQFTTALSTIEAARNMRTKLLDYQRDFYSGMREENNRGGYVFGDSKDGARARHLAEILRRHRIEVRPIRGQQTIGGKTYTEGHGYVVPLQQQNPQLIRAMFETRTAFRDSLFYDVSAWTFPLSFNLDYSQVNSLPESGEPITDLPPLGGGVDSRSEYAYLFEWHEYYTPKLLNTILNKGLRAKVAREPFTLDGRKYDYGTILVPARNQSMDPGAIYDLLRNAASGSGISVYAANTGHTVGIDLGSREFEALKPQKVAILVGDGIRSYDAGEIWHLFDTRYQMKLTKIDTDYLGRADLSSYTDIIIPSSWGSGAIGEGAAKALKEWVREGGTLIGYRNVANWFNSQEFMKLNFRKDSTLQAKNLRFDQRDEFFGAQVTGGAIFEARLDRSHPVSWGYKNNRLPLFRNTNIYLDPEKNSFDNPIRYTDNPLLSGYISEENAALISGSVPFKVNRMGQGRVILFTDNTNFRAFWYGTNKLLMNAIFFGHIM; the protein is encoded by the coding sequence ATGATGAGACAACTTGCAATCCGATTGCTTACCTTCTGTCTGGGCCTCATGGCCATCCACGCCCAGGAAGTACCCGGGCTTGAATACTACCTTCCTTCCGGGATGGAATACAACGCGGAAATACCCACGCCCGAATCCGTAGTGGGGCACCAGGTGGGGGAATGGCATATCACCCACGACAAACTGGTACAATACATGCAAACCCTCGCCGTCGTCAGCGACCGGATTGAAATTGAGGACCGCGGGAACACCTTTGAAGACCGGCCCCTGATCCTGCTGAAGATTACCGCTCCGGAAAACCACAACCGCCTGGAAGCAATCCGCAGGCAACACGTGGCGCTGACCGAGGCAGGTGCCGAATCCCTGGACCTGGACAATATGCCCGTGGTGGTCTACCAGGGCTTCTCCGTCCACGGAAACGAACCGAGCGGGTCCAATGCATCCCTGGCCTATGCGTATTACCTGGCGGCTGCCCAGGGGCCGGAAATTGAGGATATGCTTCGCAACACGGTTATCCTGCTGGACCCGAGCTTCAACCCGGACGGGTTGCAGCGCTTTGCCTACTGGGCCAACACCAACCGCAGCATGAACCTCAACCCGGACGAAAACGAACGGGAATACCACGAGGTATGGCCAGGGGGCCGCACAAACCACTACTGGTTTGACATCAACCGGGACTGGTTGCCCGTACAGCTCCCGGAAAGCCGCGCCCGCATCGAGACGTTCCACGATTGGAAGCCGAACATCCTCACGGACCACCACGAGATGGGCACCAACAGCACTTTTTTCTTCCAGCCCGGGGAACCCTCGCGGGTCCACCCCCTGACGCCTGTTCGGAACCAGGAACTCACCGCCGAAATCGGGACCTACCACATCCGGGCGCTGAACCGGATCGGGTCGCTGTATTATTCGGAGGAAGATTACGACGACTATTATTACGGCAAGGGCTCTACTTTTCCCGATGTAAACGGGAGTATCGGCATCCTTTTTGAACAGGCGAGTTCCCGCGGGCACGTGCAGGAGAGCGACAACGGGTTGCTCACCTTCCCGTTTACCATACGCAACCAGTTCACCACGGCCCTTTCCACCATCGAGGCAGCGCGGAACATGCGAACAAAACTGCTGGATTACCAGCGGGATTTCTACTCCGGGATGCGCGAGGAAAACAACCGGGGTGGGTATGTCTTCGGCGATTCCAAGGACGGGGCCAGGGCCCGCCACCTGGCAGAAATCCTTCGCCGGCACCGTATCGAGGTCCGGCCTATCCGCGGGCAGCAGACCATCGGCGGCAAAACCTATACGGAAGGCCACGGGTACGTGGTTCCCTTGCAACAGCAGAACCCGCAGCTAATCCGGGCGATGTTCGAAACGAGGACTGCATTCAGAGACAGCCTCTTCTACGACGTTTCCGCCTGGACCTTCCCCCTTTCTTTCAACCTGGATTACTCCCAGGTCAACAGCCTGCCGGAGTCCGGTGAGCCGATTACCGACTTGCCGCCCCTGGGCGGAGGCGTCGACAGCCGGAGCGAATATGCCTATCTGTTCGAATGGCACGAATACTATACGCCCAAACTCCTGAACACCATCCTGAACAAGGGGCTGCGCGCCAAAGTAGCCCGGGAACCGTTCACTCTGGACGGCCGGAAATACGACTACGGCACCATCCTGGTCCCGGCCCGGAACCAGTCCATGGATCCCGGTGCCATCTACGACCTGCTGCGCAACGCGGCTTCCGGAAGCGGGATTTCCGTATATGCCGCCAACACCGGGCATACGGTGGGAATCGACCTGGGGAGTCGGGAGTTTGAAGCGCTGAAGCCCCAAAAGGTAGCCATCCTGGTAGGCGACGGTATCCGGTCTTACGACGCGGGGGAAATCTGGCACCTGTTCGATACCCGTTACCAGATGAAACTCACAAAGATCGACACAGACTACCTGGGCCGGGCGGACCTGAGCAGCTATACGGATATTATTATCCCGAGCTCCTGGGGCTCCGGCGCCATAGGGGAAGGAGCTGCAAAAGCCCTGAAGGAATGGGTCCGCGAAGGGGGTACACTTATCGGGTACCGGAATGTGGCAAACTGGTTCAACTCCCAGGAATTTATGAAGCTGAACTTCCGGAAAGATTCCACCCTGCAGGCCAAAAACCTGCGGTTTGACCAACGGGACGAATTTTTCGGGGCACAGGTGACCGGGGGGGCCATATTTGAAGCCCGGCTGGACCGGTCGCACCCTGTAAGCTGGGGGTACAAGAACAACCGGCTCCCGCTGTTCCGCAACACAAACATCTACCTGGACCCGGAAAAAAACAGTTTTGACAACCCAATCCGCTATACGGACAACCCGCTGCTAAGCGGGTATATCTCCGAGGAGAACGCTGCCCTGATTTCAGGAAGTGTCCCGTTCAAGGTGAACCGTATGGGGCAGGGCCGGGTGATCCTGTTTACCGACAACACGAATTTCCGCGCCTTTTGGTACGGGACCAACAAACTGCTGATGAACGCCATCTTCTTCGGCCACATCATGTAG